The genomic interval cgccatcttggaccggtcatccactccactcagtgtaatctgtttggccggtgagatgagctgtcagcgcacttaattaatcatatctcactgaataccgaacagattctcacgcggttttttttgctgcaaaggtcatacatgtagctatgatacaggacacatgatttagcgtattttaatattcatagtgggtttaacagtaatagaatattctgatatatgatataaagtgacctgacgtccgatatcaaaactgggaacataatccatgtttgacagcatagacaaaactagtttgatacaagtttaatgagttaaatagagttcacagttgacagaaaagttccatcaacagcattattcacagtccacagaaaggttccataaacatttaagtgagatcagtgccattcagacatctgaggggtattccaagtgggcctatgtggtttagtgacaaacttgggtaaattgactcagaataagttgtaaacctcccagtagaaaagctgtatgatacaggaaacatggttgtgtgtattttaatattcatagtgggcttaacagtaatagaatattctgatatattataaagtgatgacatccaatataaaaactgggaacataactaatccacgtttgacagcatagacaaaaactggtttgatacaagttttaatgagttaaatttacagaaaaaaatccattaacattttcagttcagtgccatcaaaaataaagtgatgaacagacattggtgtggcataaaggaaatggagtaactgggttcaatatcaacagcatttgttagacaagttccataaatattgtaaagtgcaagtttgtaggtttgtttctgatccttaaaaaacagacattggtttggcatagtaagtgtaacagttcatcaattcaagacaaaaaggtgacttgtcacttgtacagtgtcaatgggttcatcaacagcatctgttatttacagttcacagaaaggttccagcaccaatgaagagattaaataaaaaggaattaagaaacattttagaaactgctaagatcaacccgttcattgcaatcagtaaagaatcagggagtgtcttcacaggctcagtgagacagagttaccgtcatgcagttggttctatgatttcgacaactggtgcatgtcattttgtatgttcccaccttgctaaaattgcttgggtacactttggctgagaacaaaagtgcttcagacagcaggtgggcaaataagatggcatagtaaactcggtaaactccataaaagaggactgagtcaaccagacgatgggaaaatgggacacagagtggcgaatgcaggtgatgaaggtggagctcataaatcaaacattcagtcacagtgtagcagataccctgcagtactgcaatgaagagctgcaccttcctcagttccaggggtgtgaggagaccgttcagttcattcacagtcttcttgaacaaggcagttgttctggagagatacaaaataataaataaatgaatgaaaaggaatttgagaggcatcttattcttgttagggtaaatgacatgtgaataatacagtgttgggcaagctacttcgaaattttagtgagctaaactatcagttactctgccatgaataaaacactacacaaaactaccacccagtcaaatgtattagtagcctaacacaaacacagcagtaggctagttcactacataggaagctactttaaattgtgctaatttcacatgacaagaaaagtgtagcttgtctggctaagctacttgataaataaagaagttgagctattgaaaagttactttattcaggaaatagtgaggctaccaccaacacacttaggctacaagtagcagctagcgattgcccaataggctagtctgtgccacttgtgtaaaattcgccggccaaatctagtatgatttatttctacaatagccttcttgtgtcagttgtaatctaagtcagtgttatggaatatgacttatcaagtctcagttcatagccgggtgaacaccgagtaaacatagcctagctagatggctacgattttcatacagtaatatcaaagattgctccttctcagctctctggtaatattctattcacaaaatataaccaatagtacggttatgttaaatcttacttgtgaaaagtaaatcccccgagtatggtccgccgatttgagcaggaacatgctgcacagtgctgtcatcttgtgttttctgctgcaacgcaacgaggagtatgaccggtccaagatggcggccgcatttcttgtttccagcagccaatgcggcgtctatgtatattatgtctatggttagCACTATGTGACTAAAGGACACAGTTAGCACTGTGTGTCTAAATGAAACAGCACTATGTGGCTAAATGAAACAGTTAGCACTGTGTGGCTAAATGAGACAGTTAGCACTGTGTGGCTAAATGAAACAGTTAGCACCATGTGGCTAAATTAAAAAGAGTTAGCACTATGCGGCTAAATGAATCAGTTAGCAGTATGTGGCTAAAGGACACAGTTAGCACTATGTGACTAAAGGACAGTTAgcactgtgggccagatgtacctacgtacatttgcgaacgtagcgctatcagcgccatggacaaaccgcagattgcgaacgctgtcagacccaagtttcaagccatagtgtaaactgcgcctttctccgcccattaCCGCAATttacgtccacaactgaacggcagagcctacatacaagAATGAAGTATTATTTACtgaacattaaaaagaatcaagcgtttagcgatcatgaaataataccatacatgataagatgtcaacaagcagggagataatgtaGATCaatagttctactcaaactacttgtgcacgtaggctatggaagattggtcaaatctagcaagtaggaaagtgtaagtgaatgacgtgaaagtaagacattctaAAGGCCAACGGAAGTTAAGGTGGCTTTTAATAGTACAAATActaaaactggtgctctaaatagcgattctgttgtctttgaaaggttctcttattaacacattgaactgcaatttggattaccacctgcttttacaaggcggaagtatttaggcgcagaatagacgtgcgctttcaggagcagtctttgtacataccgcggtaTACATAATTAGGTGCTCTTTACGcctcccctcccatctctttacactaaactcccactttcccctggatcctcccaagaatgcatatgcatgacacaaaAAAACGTAatatgccattttcagctcccgcgctttaccatcattgcggcctgtttgtacatagcctacctgattttacacgcacgttgcgaaagaaatacgcctgaagtgggtgcaaaagcgttggtacatctggccctgagtgtctAAATGAAACAGTTAGCACTATGTGTCTAGATGAAACACCCAATAGAGCAGAAACAGGTAAGTAGACAGTAacttggagagagagggagaccgtTACTGAGACTTGGACAGACATTTAgggacagaaacagacagatgctgaaagacagaaagacacctTCAGGTAGCACTGATacttagacagacagacaggcagacagacagacagacagatagacagacagaaagacagacagacagacagacaccttCAGGTAACACTGATAAGTGTTCCAGATCCACGAGCTCTGCTGGTTAAACTTCTTCATCATCGCCATGGTGATGAGCGAGAGGGCGGGATTCATGTAGGTATACTCAGCATCCACCAAGACTCGCACCTTATGGATGCTGgcctggagaacacacacacacacacacacacacacacacacacacacacacacacacacacacacacacacacacacacattacatctcAGCTCCACCTTATTGATGCTTgcctggagaacacacacacacacacacacacacaaattatatCCCAgcttcaccacctccatcatAACACTCTGCTCAGATATCCTGCACATGAGAACCCTGAAAGGCAGGGTGTGCCATTCTCCACAAAGGTTGTCCATATTTGACCATAATAGCCAATCAAGTTCCAGACCCCTGAAGCCACCTGTTGATTAGCTGATATTGTTTATGGTTCGATTCAAGCAAGCTTTGGCTTTGTGCAAGAACACCTAAGTGTGTTCACTGGATTTTCTCGCTGGACAAAAAGTTGATTGATTAGATTCTAATTGCTATGAATATATCCCCGGAGTTTGTTCACTGGATTTGACCAAAAGTTGATTGATTATTAGATTGAATATGTCTCAATATCTATATTGCGAATAATGATTATTAGATTGAATGTGTCCTAATATCTACACGGCGAATGATGTGGCTCTGTTACGGGTGTCCAGCTGAGAGCACCTGTGCGATCTGGTCCAGTCTGTGCAGGCCAAGCAGGAAGTGTgtgttctcctcctccagcaggcCAGGGAAGCTGACTGGCTGTAGagtacacacgcgcacgcacacacacacacacgcacacacacacacacacacacacacacacacacacacacacacacacacacacactgggtaaCATCTGgggatgcacatacacatatctgTTCATCATCCATCATATCATTTCATCTGTGCTGGCTGGTGGTGCTATGACTAACTtcacaagctggtgtagctatTAGCCATAAAACACAAGCCCAAGGCAGGTGAGGGAGATACTGCGTTTGAGCTACGGCAAGCACTGAGGGACAAATGTACTGCATGTCTGGGATCTTAGTGACTAACGCACCTCTCCATTCATGGCTCTGACCAGAAGGTCCAGGTCATAGTGTTCCTCCTTCATCAGAGAGGTCAGCTTCACCTGGGgtgaggggtcagaggtcaaaaggtcaaacTAGACTTGAACAGACCGTCAAACATGCTGGTGCGGTGGCCCCTGACGCAGACTGCCATGGACAGTGGACAGAATGCTTATCTAACGCAGCAAACACTGACCACTCTAATGAAACCATTCAAGTTTGGAGACACCTGCTGACTCGCAAAGGCCCGtgaggtgagagtgtgtgttctggacaGGAGCTGATATCAGATCCAGTCCGGGTCAGGCAGgactccactcacacacagctctggACGGATGAGGGCGGTGATCTTCAGCTGCATCATGGGATCTTTGCTCCAGGCGTTGCTGTGCGATATCCTCACGCACTCCAACATGGAGGCCAGGTTATCGTCATAACGTCGCTCCCTGTCAACAGTcatcagtgaacacacacaaatcagtgAATTCTGATGTCAACACCAACATAACTGGAGACATTTGTTTTGGTGTGACGCTGAAGCCCAGATATCAGTGTTCTTTTACATAAGCAGAGTCACGAGGCGCAGAATGATGACCTCACCCGGTGCTTTCTCCCAGGTCCTCTTCAATGGGCACTGCCAGCATCGGACGGAGTCCCAATGAGCTCATCTTCTGCATGGACGCGGAGATCTCACTCTCGTTTTCTCCGGCAACAAACTGAGCGTAAACGGTGGGCCGGACGAACAAGGAGAAACCTCGCCTGCCCAGCATAGTGCGACCCACAGCCATGagctggacagagagagagagagagagatagagagatagagggagagagagagagagagagagaggaagagagagagggagaggaagggagagagagagagagaggagagagagagagagagagagagagagagagagggagagagagagggagaggaagggagagagagagagaggaagagagagagaggaagggagagagagagagatagagagagagagagggagagagagagagagagagagagaggaagagagagagagagagaggaagaggaagagagagagaggaaaggagagagagagagaggaagagagagagagagagaggaagagagagagaggaagggagagagagagagagagagggagagagagagagagagagaggaagagagagagagagagagaggaagagagagagaggaagagagagagaggaagggagagagagagaggaagagagagagagagagagaggaagagagagagagggagaggaagggagagagagagagagagggaaagagggagcaTTATAGGAAGAAAAGTTCCCCCTTCCCGTTAATGGGCAcccctgtatgtatgtgtgtgtgaggacaagAGACAGACattgtgtttttgagtgtgtgtgtgtgtgtgggagagagtggaGTGTTTGATTGTTagtatatgtatgcatgtgcatgtgtatgtgtttgtgtgggagagagtgtgtgtgtgcgtgtgtgtgtgtgggagagagagtgtgcgtgtgtgtgtattaccttGCCGCAGTGGTTGACCAGCAGGGGATAGGAGCAGAAGCGGAAGACAGTGAGAGCCCTGGCTAGCTCCCACACACTCTTGACCTTAAAGGCCTGGGGGTCCTCAAAGGTCAGCAGGGCTGCCTCCGTGGGGTCACGACCTCTGCAGGTCACAGTACATGGCTGCTCCGCAGGTAGAGTCCGGCTGGCAGCAGTGCCCAGCAGACGCAACGACAGGAAGTGGTGGAGTGCAGGGGTGCGCAGGAGCATGGacatggtgatgtgtgtgtgtgtgtgtgtgtgtgtgtgtgtgtgcgtgtgtgtgcgtgtgtgtgcgggtgtgtgtgtgtgtgtgtgtgcgcgtgtgtgtgtgcgtgcgtgtgtgtgtgcgcttgtgtaaTGTAGTTGTGAGTGACTCACTCTATATTACagagtgaaatgtgtgtgtttgtgtgtctatgtctgaatGAGCCCTTTCCTACCAATCTGAGATTTCATCATAATCTTGACCTCTGTGACTGGAACTACATACCAGTTGTAGCTGGTATTTCCCTAAAGctggcctttctctctctctctctctctctctctctctgtgtgtctgtttgtctttggGAGGGTGAGTGGGTGGTTGGTTATGTGTGGTCACTGTGTAAGCTCAAAGGATTATATGGAATATAGCCCTGTAGGATACCCTTTTAGTAATGAACATCATTAGCCATGTAAACGTCAGGTACAGAAGAGTATGTTACAGATCGCAGACCAGTGAGACCTGGTGAGAACAGAAGACAATGATTGCTTTAGTAAAATATCATCAATTTTCATTCAGGATACAAGCAGCGGTGAATTAGCATGTAAACAGTCAGGCAACTGAGTGGTCTTGCTGACTAGCAAAATCCCAGGATCGCTGGTAGCAGAAGATTTGGAATTGATCTGGTTTCTTTTCAGATCAAGAGTAATCATATTTATAATCAAGATGGGGATGTAGATTTGTAAACTAAGTCTAAGATTAAACTACTACTACTTAAACTAAGTATTAGATGTATTTTAGGTTGAAGATGTTATGGTAAAGCATGATCACagaaaaatattaaaatattattttgtatATCATAACATTAATTGGTAGGCCGTGTTGATTTGAATtattacacacattcacacacaaaacaattaCAACAGGACAGGTCCTTGTCAAGATCAAACCATGCATCTATCTTAGTGGCAGATGTTATTGAAGGCATCAACACTTAGAAGACACATtctataaaataaaaaataaaccataATTTATGTTGAATGATTTTAAGTAAGTAGGCCTAATCTGTTATTTTTGTATGCGGTTCATCATATTTTATGATATTAACTAAACATTAATAAATAGAGCTTTCACATAGTTGTAGTAAGACAGTTGCCAAATGTTTCAGATGTTGCGTGAAATTCACCTTAATTCACAGTAAATATAGTTTTTTAACCTACTTACTCTAAAACATGATATCCATAAATCCAAGTTTCTCCATATCCCTCTAAGTCTGTGTCTGAGCAGGTAAATGTGAGCAAACAGGATAAaaagagggatgtgtgtgtgtgtgtgtgtgtgtgtgtggagggtgtgcAAGGGTGGGATTGTAATGCACCTCTGCGTTTGGGGTTTGGGTTGAGTCTGTTAATAGGTGACATGTTCTTCTCAATTCTTTACCCACAGCGCCCCCTCTGGCGTTCGGCAGAAGTGCTGTAGGTTGACCCACATAACCCTTGGACCTCAAACTCAGCTGTATATTTAAAAACAGCTTTAACTGTTTATTATCCCTGATTGGTTGGTTTGACAAAAGGGGTGTTTCCTGAAAGCATAGCTACGCAACTAATATCACTACAGTCTGGAGATTCAAACATTTAAATAGACTCAAACACAGTTTCTATCCAACTGCAATAACCACCCTTAATGCTgcaaaaaactagatgtacctcAGAGCGGtacgccgcccagtccagcacattttttccacaaaaataaatcacgctgaagggcctatatgattctaactgtctcactaaattgcattatccacactcaattctcactggtatctgctaggcaacaagtaccaaaacatgattagttcatagatttcacatgtaaaattcattttatacaaccccacccccatcttgcctgttcataattctgagaaattcttgaattgtgtgcatgtgtgcgtgtacacgtttatgtttatttgtgtgggtgtgtgtgtgtgcgtgcttgtgtgtttgcctgcgtatgtgtgtttgtgtatgtgcatgcatgcgtacatatgtctactgtgtgagtatgtgtcatacgtatgattactgtgaatgtatgtgtgtgcgtgtgtatctgtttatgcacatgtgtgcacatggaatgggttaacatgacccctggaggcaaacatacggaaaaaaattggtcatcctaggccctacggttctcaagatattcacagacaaCTGTGTCgaccctaccctcctttcggggggtccagtacagcgggggggctacagatcaaaacgaaaaacgatggttccatgctatccatgtggggttacatgctcaccaagtttcgtgtaccccggtctttcagtgtcccgggaatccttgttggtgtacggtcactaaatgtacacataaattattttattgtaaggccccccatgaacgaaagttcacaaaacttggcatgcattcggagggtgtcataatgatcctacactttcaatttcgtgcagttttgaccatgtcagccagaaatattgtgatgaaaacacctaattttttgctttttaatgtttaactaggtggcgctatacatgaaataagtggtaatgggatgggttgacatgcccccttaagaccaacatacaaaaaaaggtggacctcctaggccctacggttctcgagatattcacagaaaactgtctccggccacctacaggccagttggtgtatagtaacataaattaatttattgtgtggccccccatgaacggaattccacgaaacttggcgtgcattcagagggtgtcataatgatcctacacttccaatttcgtgcagttttgactatgttaggtcacagatacctgcgattacaacacctcatttttacttttttgtgtttaactaggtggtgctatacatgaaatgagtggttatggaatgggttgacatggccccttgaaatcaacatacaaaaaaaaaaaatggtcctcctaaaccctacggttctcgagatattcacagaaaactgtgtctgccctaccctcctttcggggggtgcagtccagcgggggggctacagatcaaaacgggaaaaaaaaggaaaaaaatggcTGCGCAGCTTTatgtcgctttaattcacgtttatttctcaatgatcttctgcctgctacgGTATGGCCCTCTTACACTTTTTAAAttgtcagtagtgggaactactgctgccttcatgaattccttttaaaagtttcttataagaaggagatatcaattatcaacaatgacaagccagctggaacctgcggctctctctccctctcgtgagtgcagacgcgttcccaattaaatggatcgcatgttcacgttagatctgctgcaaaggagataactaagtgTTAACCTAGTTTAACATGaagttatctctatttaacatgatgttttgacattgacattgtaaacgttctctaaggagagtgaaaagcagtttgcagtaaagctaaccaatgtcgtctctatcgcaggaaaaaaatagcgagcagcctgataaccaaatgaaatgctcagcgggccggatgaaagtgcttggcgggccggatcgggccgcagtttgcccacccctgatgtagaggaagtagattggggcccaaatagaacgttcaagcattgtttttgtttaccttgttgaaagggtccattctattctattctattcacaGATGTAGAGGCGGTAACCTGGAGAGAGCATTCTGTCTCCTGCCAGTCACAGCCTGTAACAGTACAGTAGGCTTACATCTTGATTATTTCCATTCAAATACAGCTACTTATGCAACAGTACACTATATTCACTGAATGAATGGCTGACTTATTCTCCACCAGCACATCCTCTGATATATAGACAACAATAGGCATTAGAGCTGAAATGGTTAAAACTCTGAAATGGCATGTAATGAGTGTAAATCCTTGATGCAGCGCAGCGGGTTTCCTGCTGTGTGTGAAATTCAAacagatattttttttatgGCCTGATGTGAAATACAGAGACAATACTCAAATTTTTGAAGTTCTGTTCTGAACAGTGCATGCAGCCATCGATGCTGGTGATAAAATATGCAAAAGATTCCTTTGATACCATAGCCCTTCAACGGCtttttcaaaatcaaaacatATCAGACCTACTCTAGACTATACCCATTCACAGTGAGGGCTGAGAGGAGAGCTTAGACTTTGGTCCACGTGTGGCTGGTGGGAGCCGACCAGAAGATAATTAACTAAGAAGCCTTGAACCTGCATCATGGCCCCAGTGAACTTCCAACAGCTTACAGAGGTGGATGCTTTATGGAGCCAGACCTCATCGAGCAGTTATCACAGCCTAATATGGAGCCAGACCTCAACCTGCAGTTAGCACCGGCTAATATGGAGCGAGACCTCACAGGCTAATATGGAGCGAGACCTTATCCTGCAGTTAGCACAGCCTAATATGGAGCCAGACCTCATCCTGCAGTTAGCACAGCCTAATATGGAGCCAGACCTCATCCTGCAGTTAGCACAGGCTAATATGAAGCGAGACCTCACAGGCTAATATGGAGCCAGACCTCATCCTGCAGTCATCACAGGCTAATATGGAGCCAGACCTCATCCTGCAGTTATCAGGCTAATATGGAGCGAGACCTCACAGGCTAATATGGAGCGAGACCTTATCCTGCAGTTAGCACCGGCTAATATGGAGCGAGACCTTATCCTGCAGTTAGCACCGGCTAATATGGAGCGAGACCTCACAGGCTAATATGGAGCGAGACCTTATCCTGCAGTTAGCACAGCCTAATATGGAGTCAGACCTCATCCTGCAGTTAGCACAGGCTAATATGAAGCGAGACCTCACAGGCTAATATGGAGCGAGACCTTATCCTGCAGTTAGCACAGGCTAATATGGAGCGAGACCTCACAGGCTAATATGGAGGCAGACCTCATCCTGCAGTTATCACAGGCTAATATGGAGCCAGACCTCATCCTGCAGTTATCAGGCTAATATGGAGCCAGACCTTACCCTTACTCTGCTCTGAGTCCAGAATAACTACTATGCCATGTTGTGATGttgaattgaaaaaaaaaaaaaaaaaaaaggctgaaTCCGATCCTTGATTCAGtccaaaatgtagcctatggcCCATGCTACCCCCTTCCATGTTCTATGGAGATTGGGCTGTTACCTTTTGCATGACCCTGCTGA from Alosa sapidissima isolate fAloSap1 chromosome 3, fAloSap1.pri, whole genome shotgun sequence carries:
- the prodh2 gene encoding hydroxyproline dehydrogenase; the encoded protein is MSMLLRTPALHHFLSLRLLGTAASRTLPAEQPCTVTCRGRDPTEAALLTFEDPQAFKVKSVWELARALTVFRFCSYPLLVNHCGKLMAVGRTMLGRRGFSLFVRPTVYAQFVAGENESEISASMQKMSSLGLRPMLAVPIEEDLGESTGERRYDDNLASMLECVRISHSNAWSKDPMMQLKITALIRPELCVKLTSLMKEEHYDLDLLVRAMNGEPVSFPGLLEEENTHFLLGLHRLDQIAQASIHKVRVLVDAEYTYMNPALSLITMAMMKKFNQQSSWIWNTYQCYLKDSLSLLLEAIRLSKDHCFCLGVKLVRGAYMDKERKLANQEGRTDPIHQSWEDTNESYNGSLDVMLNLISQNPGRYQIIVATHNENSVRHAATRMGALGIQRDEGSVCFGQLMGMCDHVSLTLAQQGFSVYKSVPYGSVDDTLPYLVRRAQENRTVLQGIRKERDLLRQELKRRMRQRVRGGG